The Ananas comosus cultivar F153 linkage group 20, ASM154086v1, whole genome shotgun sequence region ggctggaatactattaatgtaaaacgctctttttgctatcaatttttaacccttggagatgaaaaatgttAGGGtcggatgatattagtcggttagagttgagtgtcccactgggttatagtatttaatccaatggttagaataatgaaaagagtttgatcaaggctaaaaaactggtagcaacaataaaattttgctattaTAGGAGCcagttcaactatatatatatatatatatattatatatatatatatattatatatatataatatatatatattatatataatatatatatatatatatataggcgaatttgcataaaaatcctaTGGTCCGCATGAACAAAAGTATGCGGCCGTGGGGATACGTTCGTATAAATATTAATTGTGTGGAGTCTAATCAAACTccaaacaaaattaagatatataaGAGTGCCCTATCACTACCAATAGTCACCTTCTATCGCATCTTTCTTTGTTgagcactatatatatatatatatcagggctgctgtgctctcaggagcacggaggcctccgtgttcctGAGCTGTTTTGGataatggaattttcgaatcgacgatcagctccattagacttgatctagggtatttgaagtttctaaaaaataatttttgcgattttttgatatcatttacctagtgatcgaaatgattcaaaatcaataatttttaatggttgatatctgtcgttttcaagtttaacggtgtagaagtattcaaatcagataaaattttgatacaaaattctttatactatctacaacaagattaatatttctgatcgaaaattttagtgttatatgaccactttttatagaatttttattttcagccgttaaaaattattgattttgaatccttttgattgctaggtaaatgatatcgaaaaattacaaaaattattttttagaaacttcaaatgcgctagattaagtctaacagagccgatcgtcaattcaaaattttcatcatcgaaaacggctcaggagcacgaaggcctccgccgtgctcctgagagcacaacaaccctgctctctctctctctctctctctctctatatatatatatatatattggccaatttgcataaaaaatccactaattttgggcttttgcaaaagtgggccaccttttttatttttgcagattcggtccaaattttcagcaaactgaccaaaatatccttattactttttctctttcctctttctctctcctattcttttctctcgttcattttttttttctctcaccaAAGAGGCAGCGGGCACATAGACGGAAGCGAAAACGGCCCGTCTTGCCTCttaccctcatgctctcgccctcgccctcgccctcgccctcaccccCGCACCGCCCACCTTCCTCTCCTCCGACCCCACTAAGGCCGTgctgcgacttttttttttttcctctcctacTCTcatccaccgtctccgacgacgacgcctctcgcgcccttccccgcccttctcgtcctctccctctccctcctcctctgccgccttcgaCGATCTTCGctgacgccgacaccgtggaggtcgctgcggcgctgcagcctcggagcggggatGATAAAGTTTTAGTGGGGAGCTCCCCCACGACGCTTTGTTAGAGAGCTCGTGATCTATTACCGCATATCAATTTTACCTTTATATAAAGATTcgtttgctattttttaatattttttttttaaagaagagTAACCTTTAGGAGAAAAGTTTAACTGTTACAAGACAGCATCAAGAACTTCTCAATGAGGCTTTATTGGAAAGCTCCCcactgaattatttttttttccccatttaGCATATCTCGTCCTCGTGATTCACGCCATGGTCCACATGAACAAAAGTATGCGGCCGTGGGGATACGTTCGCATAAATATTAATTGTGTGGAGCCTAATCAAATTccaaacaaaattaagatatataaGAGTGCCCTATCACTACCAATAGTCACCTTCTATGGCATCTTTCTTTGTTGAGCACTAGCGCTTTTGGATactttaattattgttattccTTGTGTAGTGGTGGATACATTATTTTAGGTTAGTGTTGGGTTAACATCTTGGAGTAATCTTTGTTGATGTGCTTCTTCTAAAAGCAGGAGGACCTAGAGTTTTTGTTGGCCAATGTgtaaaagtttatttatttgagAGTTAGAGTTAGAAAACTTctataagtttcaaatatttaggatgttttttttttttttttaagaatagaTAGctcgctatctgcttcattcattgaaagagTGAATTAGACTACAAGGGTGAGACAACCAGGGCCTCggaaaggggggaaaaaaatcaTAGACATAATCGATCAACAGCTCGTGAACTTTTTGAGACATATGTCTCATTGTTTTTAATAATGAGACATATATCTCGGTTGACAATTGAGAGTTGTTTTAATAATGAGACATATATCTGAGTTGAGTTGACAATTGAGAGTTGTTTTTAATAATGAGACATATATCTGAGTTGACAATTGAGAGTTGTTTTTAATAATGAGACATATATCTGAGTTGACAATTGACAATTGAGAGTTGTTTTAGACATAATCGATCAACAGCTCGTGAACTTTTTGAGGACTGAATTTTGTGATGTTTCCGGcgttatttattgatttttcgTGTGGTATCAACATTAAAAAGTTTTTAGGGTAAATATGAGGTGTAGTTGAGACCGCTAAATCACTAAGAATGGAATATGAGAAAAGCCAAAAGATCTGGTTCTAACAAGTTCAAATACCACAAATACTGGTTAACTCCGTCAATCGTTAATTCGGATGCTCTATCAACAAAACTGATTGATTTGGAGGTATCAAAAgcttgatgcttttaaaagcattcCAACTCAATTTTGAGCTATTGAGCTACactacttttaaaagcatcaagtTTTGATGCTTTTACGTTGTTTTCAGTGACAGAACATTCTAACCGACGATCGACAACATTACATAATCTATGGCTCGTAAAATGTTTAGATcgtaattttataaattcttaatattatttaattatttattcagATTGGAAAACTCTAGATTGAAAGAGGAATTTGCTTGGAAGGATAAGTGTAAAGAAGAGTCATATCTAATAATATAGACTTTTGAATGGCCAGGATGGTAGAGTGCCACTCTGTGGACTCTTGTGTGAATCGAGAAAACCTACTTGTATGTGATATGTCGTGGTGATGGACCATACAACTAGTTAATACATTCTTGTCCGATCCACACGACGAGGATGAAGAATAATTCTGCTCTCGAAAGAAAGTAGTATCCAGTGGTGGGTCCCGAGACGTGACACCTTAGATCATgtgtaataattataaatattgattattgatttgaatgccgcatcattaaaaatgaTGTGATCTCTTTTCATGTCCTATTGTAGATGCCTTACCATTGCGATACTGCCGAGTTGGCAATAAGAAATGTAGCTTTCATTCACCATTAACTATCCACTTGAGAGGAATTAATTACATCTTTTTGGTGGGGATGTAGCCCAAATTATGTTGAGGCCTAGGGTGCGaagaaaaattttcttaaaGCCAAATTATGAATGTGCTCGCTGGGTAGTTCGTTTAAGTTTTGTAGCTTttaattcgatttttttttttgatggacCTAATTCTCGTAGATCAAAAGTTGCTCTAATGGTTTATATCTTTGGTTATATTATTCCTCTAATTAGTATTCTCATGGTTATATTATTCCTCTAATTCTGATGTCACCTTTAATTTGTTCTCATCCCCTAAAGCTTgtagattaattatatatatgcagtTATGCTCTTTTCTTTCACatgtaatttataattatttatttacgcTTACCTATTAAATCAGCTACTTATTTATATTCTTCTacgtacatgtatatatatcaaatttatatacttgaaatttctgtatttttacatgtatatataagtACTTTTTTTATAGGTCCTCTCATATATtgctttacaaaattttatgggcacaCCTTAATTAAGAAAGGTGGGTCTATTTTGTATGTTCTTAATCGATTTCTTATTAAATAATCTTTTAAGTAACATGCTATTCGAGCCAACTTAAGCCAATTATGTTTTGTGACTAGTCCATTGATTGATCTTATTCTTTCATTTTTACCTAGTTGcaaattaattcaatttatacaAGCAATTGACAAACAAATAGCACACCAATGTGTGACCATTTTTCTCATGTATCTAACAATTTCTATCTAGCTAGTAGAGAAATCATATAACTTCATCTACTAACCATTTGTTTTGGCAATTATTCGCCTCTCAATCCCCCTAAAACTTATCAACactacaggaaaaaaaaaaaaaaaaaaaaaaaaaaNNNNNNNNNNNNNNNNNNaaaaaaaaaaaaaaaaaaaattcaatcctTAAGATGCCAtccatcctcttcttctttcttattcCCCTTCTTTCACTCCGAATGGACCTTTCGCGCGCCAACGCCGACCGCAACTTCAATAAGTTCGATCTTCTTCATCGTGCCGTTGTCTGTAGAAAGGCGCGAGTTGCGAGGCTATTTTCGTCAGTGCTCAAACTTATCTGAACTCAGTGCAACCCCCGCATCAAGTGCTCCTCCAGTTTCTATATCCTTCTCTGCTCCGCTGAGCCATGTCGAGAACTTTTCGGTGCATGTGGTGAAAATCTATGCATTTACATTTATAACTACGGTAGCGCGAAAACCCGAGGCTCTCTCGCTGATCAAGAGACCTTCACCTTCGGGTCGATTAACAAAGTTAGTGTTTCTAACACAGTCCTCGACATTATCGGCATTGACCGCGAAAGTTCATCTCTTGTGTCTCAGCTAGCAATCCCCAAATTCTCCTACTGCCTCGATCCCAACAACGAGTCCAAGAAAAGGGCATTCATATTCGACTCACTCATCGACATAAACCAAAGTACTGCTAGCTTATATTTCAATACATAACATTCTGAGCATTCTGGTTTCAGCATCTGTTGTTATAAACCTTAACAGATACTTTGCCGCTTATGAGATGAGGCGGAGAGAAATGACAATATATGCAGAGCATAGATGTACCGATGCATCAGACACCGACAATAATTTCTTCAATAGCTTTTCGAAACAgtcaagtaaaattaaaatttgaaaaggttAAACGCTCAAACAGAAGAAAGTCAAGTATCTATTTGCAAAGTAAGTTTCGGCTGGGCTTGGGTATCCGCAATACGATTGAAATTTGGGCCCAAACTATTTTGAGCCCATTTGGGGTTTTCCAAAATCCGGCCCAAGTCCAGCAAAAAAGTCTAGAGAAACTCTGTTTGAGTTTGTATGTGCATGTATGTAAGGGTTGACCATATACAAATGGATCCGAGTTCGACCTACCATTTCCAAATGAGGTAGTAAgtgagaacaaaaaataaataaaaaaatataatccgtTCTAAATCTGTCCCGATCTACTAAGTAAATAGAGCAGAAGGCGAgagaccctttttttttatatccgtTCCAATTTGTCAATAACTTGCCCGCGCCCCAATCTACTCCTGGATACGCCTTGTTTGACACGTGTATATTATCTATGCTTATGctgatatattatttaattatttaattaatggtATTCttaatatcaattttttatatattataggacatgtaaatttatattttaatatttatatagaatttgCTCTTGAAAATGGGCTTAACAATGCCCATTGGGTATTGGGCTTTGGACCTTAGTCGGGTTCAGGCTTCATTGTCTCAGGCCGAAGCCCGGCAAATTTCATCACTTACTTTTGAGATTCACGTAAACCACTTTTGTTTTTGGAACgactaaaaaaattcaaaagcctcttcaaaaatccaaaagatCAAACATAATGATCAACAAtggaacaacaacaacaacaacaacaacatctaTTCCTCTTTATAACGATGAATACAAATGATCAGCAATATGTAACACGAAAGCGAAAACGTAGTCCTCTTTCACAACCGGTCGCACTGCGCGGGCGCGAACGACAACTTGCCGTTGTCGACATCATAGAGTATCTGCATGTTCTGCTGCTGGAAGTTCCCCAGAATCGACATCCCGCGCGACCCCATCACCGTCAGGCACAGCAATCCGCTGCTCGAATCTCCGATCATGTAGTTGTTCGCGGGAAGGTCCAGATCCGCGCCATCGAAGTGCAGCACCAGCTTCGGCACCTCCACCGACGACGACGCGTCCGACGGCAGCGAAAAGCAAAGGTCGAGCCCGATCGCCGACCCGTCCGCCACCGGGAGCTGCATCTGCGCGGCGAACGCCTTCTTCAGCGGCTTGTATCCGGCTTGCTCGAGGTACGTGATGGAAGTTCCTGAGTCTATTATGAGGCCCCCGGTTCCATCCTCTTGCAGTGCAAATGTTGAGCTCGGTATTTGTAGAGGAGTTGCACCCACTGTTATGCCTTTTAGGGTGAGGTAGTAAAAGGATGCTTGTGTAGGGTTTTTCACTAGTGGTGTTGAACTTGCACCGGAGCTTAGATCAGCTAAGGAGCCAAAAAGGAGAGGGCTCTTTTTTGATGAGTCTAGAGAGGTGAGGCAATAGGAGAATTTGCCTAGGCCGAGTtgggagatgagagagagagggccccggccgaggccgacgagcccCGCGCCCTGCGAGAACCCGTCGCCCTCGTTCGTGTCGCCGCACCCGAACGCGACGTGACCGACCTTCGTCGACCCGAACGTGAAGGTCTCGCTCGCGAGGACCCCCTGGGTCGAGGAGGAGTCGCCGTAGGAGTAGAGGTACTCGCAGTCGGACTTGCACGAGAACGTCGGCAGGGCCTGGCACAGCGCGCTCGAGCACGGGAGCTTCGAGTAGGTCTTGGAGGTCGAGGGGTCGAATATCGGGGTCGACTGCGAGAAGCAATCGACGCAGGGCTTGCACTGCGTCCAGATGAGGTCGCTGCCCGTGTCGAGGATGGCGGAGAAGGGCACGCTGGGCGTGCCGATCGCGAGGTCCATGAGGAACTCGCCGTTGCCGGCGTGAACGGGGGCCTGAACCTGCGAGCTCGAGCCGGCCGCCTTCGTCGTCCTGGCGATGAGCCTCGACATCCGATGGTGGCTCCGGTGCGCCGCGCGCTGGAGGAGCTCGAGCTTTGAGAAGTTTCCTTTCGAGTCGATGTGCGTGAGATCGACGCGAAGGCCTTTCAGAGGAGCTGGATGGCGTCCGGTCGACCGGGCGACGACGAAGATCATGGCCAAGACTAGAATTTGCAACTTATGGGTTGTTCCCATTTTTGGATCAACAAAGCAAAGAGAccaggagaaagagagagagagaaggatatGAAAGAATCCTTAGCCTTAGATATGCATGAGGTCAACATGAACAAATGTATATAGGCATACAATATGTGTGAGTAGTTATAATTAGGTAAGTTTAGTTTACTAAGAGGGAATAGTAGGccacatatatatttatatatatatatataccataaaAACAACAATATTGTTTCTTACAAAACTTTGTTTATTATAGCCACTAAACATGGCTAGGGTTTGGGAATGAGGAGTTTAAAGGAGATGGAGATCATGGGAGTGTACCTACTGTGAGGTGGTGAGTTTTGTCCCACACCTTTTAATTGATAGTTGGTCTCTCAAAAATTGGTAAAAAGCTAAGGTAGTTTCGAACTGTTAGGTTCTCTTTTAGGTTTAGATGGGTAGGATTTAGGTCAAATTGCACTCTTTGGGGCATGACATTTTGGttcacaaattttaatttattaaaattttttgctcgaatttttttgaaatattacagCTTAATTATTctcacaatttaatttaattgattaaatattaatatactatTACTATGAAAGTGATGTAAAAATGTTATAATGGATGGCGCGTAGTAATTAATATAATACATTACTTTTATATCagcaatatattattttttagtcaACTAAATAGGATTGTAGGATttagttgtaataatttaagtcagaaattataataaattaaaatttgatcgCTAAAGCATCACGCACCTCATacttttgaggaccaaaaagtgtaatttaggcGTACAATTTCTATCTAAGATTACTTCTTTCCACCACTCTACCAAGTGCTTCCTTGAAGTTGCTTCTCTATGCTTCATCTTTAATTTTCACTTAATTGATCAATTCAAGGTTCTTTTATAAACAATCTTTAATCCAAAAGAAGTGCTTTCAACATGAAAAGTGAGATTAATTAACAAATCCATTCttacaccgaccgtccctaaaacaAAATGgtaaagagcttgatggttggtacccgagatctaagtttgaatcctaatcgattcacatttccagctaagtttatttccaaatgaaataaacgaagcggaaattaagcgtgctatctatctctctctcaaaaaaaaaaaaaaacaaatccatTTTTACTAGCTAGGGGCAGATTAGATCTATCGAATCAGGTCAAATTAAGTCGAGGATTAGTAACTAGTTTTAAATGAATATATCCGTCAATATCATATAAGCTCTCTTATTAAGTATACAACATCAGTCTACTAATATTTTGTACTCAGCAATTATTTTTCTCAACTAAATAGTATATGTAACCGACAGAATTCTAACTCAACCTCTGCTACTCTGATGGCACACAACAACGACTTTTTCTTCTGCAAATAAGTTGATCTACTTACACaaacgatatttttaatattttatacctACCAATCTCAATCAATCCTCTTCTTTAGAACATCATTTAGGACCACCCACGTACTTAAATGTGGTATATCTCCACAAGAAATTAGACTTGGGAGCTTCATATTGGTAACAATTTGACTCAAAAAGGTGTACTCTAATTAATCAACGTATCAAGAAACAACAAGGAAAAACACTTAAATGTTGGGTGAGCAACTTCTCCACTcaatttcatcatcaaaaagtAGGCGAGAAAAGTTCTCTTTTttcgttttctcttttttgactTCACAAGCAAAATCATACATATTGGAGAGCTTAAAAGCATCGATTGTTGGCGTTTGGTGCGCTATCGACGTAGGTGTGAAAACAACACACCACCTGTTTTAAGTGTATATGAATCCCGCCCCCACTGCCGTCTGATCGGAGCCGTGGCGCGATCGTGATGGTCCGTTTCGCGGGCTCCGCGATAGGGTGCACACCTAACAGGTCAGATTCTTAGTGTGTCCTACACCCTGTGATGTAAGATTCGAGCCATTTTGTATGTAGATGTGATTGAGCTAAGAATCTAGCCTAGTGCTTAATAAGTTAATGTGCTAGTTTTGACTCAGGTATTTGAATATTGGTCAATTTATAAGCTTAAAATGATGTGTTAATAGGAGGGAAATTTACAAGGAATATATTCTTAATTAAACATCAATGATTCAATGGTTACCTCATTATTGTATGTACGCATGTGcgcacacacaaatacataatttatattGCTGTATTATTTCTTAAGTTTTTTTNTTCAAAAACATTGCAAGGTTTGGTAATATAAACAAACCTTGAACATCTATCTGATtaaatgtaatttaaaaaaaaaaaacttaagaaaTAATACATCAATGATTCAATGGTTACCTCATTATTGTATGTACGCATGTGcgcacacacaaatacataatttatattGCTGTATTAtttcttaagttttttttttttaaattacatttaATCAGATAGATGTTCAAGGTTTGTTTATATTACCAAACCTTGCAATGTTTTTGAAATAATTGAGTACCtgaactttaaaatttgtatttttagttCCCAATTGTAGATTTGTGCATTTTGGTGGAAATTCTGTAATCTggtagaatattttatttattgtgcCAAAAAATATGGAAATATATTATACTACTAGATGGTAAAATCGAAGTTTTGAAGTTCAAAAGTTTAGATGgtaaatcaatatttttaaaatttgggttCTTATCAAATTGGGCATTCAAATTGTACTCCCTCGCTAATTTACCTGCATTAGTATTCTAAACTCATCCTGCGACGAAATATCTCGTAACCTACTCATTGAATTCAAGCTTGAGATCATGAATTGGGGCAAGTTGAACTTGAGTTTGGCTCATCAACTTATCAAGTTACCTCGATTTTTTAGTTTATGgctttttttcttggttttatTGCTAATTTATGATTATATTTGGATTTTATAGGCTCACATCACTTTCATGCCAAGTTTGAAATGTATACACTTAATCAACCTCATATCATTGTATCCAACATTACTTCCATGCTAAGTTTTAGTTAAGCAGAGTAAATGTTTAAGAAAATTGGTCCTCGTCAGTCTAATCGCACATACTCATCAGTCTAATCAGACATATAGCTTAAGATCATCAGGCGATGTGAAAATCATATCACACTTTTAGCTGGTGAATCGGCTCTGATATCAAATATAACAATATGAGAATAATAA contains the following coding sequences:
- the LOC109725341 gene encoding aspartic proteinase nepenthesin-1-like, whose protein sequence is MGTTHKLQILVLAMIFVVARSTGRHPAPLKGLRVDLTHIDSKGNFSKLELLQRAAHRSHHRMSRLIARTTKAAGSSSQVQAPVHAGNGEFLMDLAIGTPSVPFSAILDTGSDLIWTQCKPCVDCFSQSTPIFDPSTSKTYSKLPCSSALCQALPTFSCKSDCEYLYSYGDSSSTQGVLASETFTFGSTKVGHVAFGCGDTNEGDGFSQGAGLVGLGRGPLSLISQLGLGKFSYCLTSLDSSKKSPLLFGSLADLSSGASSTPLVKNPTQASFYYLTLKGITVGATPLQIPSSTFALQEDGTGGLIIDSGTSITYLEQAGYKPLKKAFAAQMQLPVADGSAIGLDLCFSLPSDASSSVEVPKLVLHFDGADLDLPANNYMIGDSSSGLLCLTVMGSRGMSILGNFQQQNMQILYDVDNGKLSFAPAQCDRL